Proteins encoded by one window of Pseudorca crassidens isolate mPseCra1 chromosome 3, mPseCra1.hap1, whole genome shotgun sequence:
- the ANKRD34B gene encoding ankyrin repeat domain-containing protein 34B isoform X2: MGGGRILVGTEGGASEATLWPPGPPPTPAAQPRTGASLPTETPCSPGVWRGARLLAPARTLRRSGSDARISPPSGGWGYGGTYRDLRLEPPRSRRRPHPRPDGAPGPQARRVQAKPGRREAHRRLDSASQRLGLAPSPLSGKAEPARTVKTLPESSAG, from the exons ATGGGGGGAGGGCGGATACTCGTGGGGACAGAAGGCGGGGCTTCAGAGGCCACACTTTGGCCCCCGGGGCCGCCGCCCACACCTGCAGCACAGCCGCGAACCGGCGCGTCACTCCCAACGGAAACGCCGTGCAGCCCGGGCGTCTGGCGAGGTGCGCGCCTCCTGGCCCCCGCTAGGACGCTTCGCCGCTCGGGCTCAGACGCCCGCATCTCTCCGCCGAGTGGGGGTTGGGGATACGGCGGCACCTACCGGGATCTGCGACTCGAGCCGCCGAGGAGCCGCCGAAGACCACATCCCCGCCCGGACGGCGCCCCGGGGCCACAGGCACGGAGGGTCCAAGCGAAACCGGGGAGGCGGGAGGCGCACCGCCGACTCGACAGCGCGTCCCAG CGCCTCGGGCTCGCTCCCTCCCCGCTCTCAGGAAAAGCTGAGCCAGCGAGGACTGTGAAGACGCTGCCAGAATCCTCAGCAGGCTAG